In Archangium violaceum, the following are encoded in one genomic region:
- a CDS encoding threonine/serine ThrE exporter family protein produces METRTLSSQELGEVLAVALRAGQIMLENGANMARVEEAVTRFGTALGAERLDVFATPTGIVTTALAHDLHRTRIVRVVKTGIDLNRVAAVNALAERAGSGELSRAQLHDELERIARAPRRFGDALTVLAVGAACACFALLFGGDAADAGVAGVAAAAAQALREVLGRLQMGRLASTFLVTVLAAGLGLVGARGVGTPAPGLSLAASVLLLVPGVLMVSSVADLFRGDTLSGMARAASATLIIATVGAGLFTVLLASGVDLALATREPPPLWLATLLALAATTGFAVLFDVPRRALLPCALVGAVGYAVRGSSVLLAPSLPPEGAMFLAGFAIVLLSEPISYALRMPTSIFVIPGFIPLVPGVLAFRTVLELAAQDYTAGTATLVQTSLRVSALAAGIGTSQALTRRKWWPVTR; encoded by the coding sequence ATGGAGACACGCACCCTCAGCAGTCAGGAGCTCGGCGAGGTGCTCGCCGTGGCGCTTCGCGCCGGGCAGATCATGTTGGAGAACGGCGCCAACATGGCCCGGGTGGAGGAGGCCGTCACCCGCTTCGGCACGGCCCTGGGCGCCGAGCGGCTGGACGTGTTCGCCACGCCCACCGGCATCGTCACCACCGCCCTCGCGCACGACCTGCACCGCACCCGCATCGTGCGCGTGGTGAAGACGGGCATCGACCTGAACCGGGTGGCCGCCGTCAACGCGCTCGCCGAGCGCGCGGGCTCCGGTGAGCTGAGCCGGGCGCAGCTGCACGACGAGCTGGAGCGGATCGCCCGTGCGCCCCGGCGCTTCGGGGATGCCCTCACGGTCCTGGCGGTGGGAGCCGCCTGCGCGTGCTTCGCGCTCCTCTTCGGGGGTGATGCCGCCGATGCCGGGGTGGCGGGCGTGGCGGCCGCGGCGGCGCAGGCCCTGCGCGAGGTGTTGGGCCGGCTGCAGATGGGCCGGCTGGCGTCGACGTTCCTGGTGACGGTGCTGGCCGCCGGCCTCGGGCTGGTGGGGGCGCGCGGGGTGGGCACTCCCGCGCCGGGCCTCTCCCTGGCAGCCTCGGTGCTCCTCCTGGTGCCGGGCGTCCTCATGGTCAGCTCCGTGGCGGACCTGTTCCGCGGGGACACCCTCTCCGGCATGGCGCGGGCCGCCTCCGCGACGCTCATCATCGCCACCGTCGGGGCGGGGCTGTTCACGGTGCTGCTCGCTTCCGGCGTCGACCTGGCGCTCGCCACCCGCGAGCCGCCGCCGCTCTGGCTCGCCACCCTGCTGGCGCTCGCGGCCACCACCGGCTTCGCGGTGCTCTTCGACGTGCCCCGCCGCGCGCTGCTGCCCTGTGCCCTGGTGGGCGCGGTGGGCTACGCCGTGCGCGGGAGCTCCGTGCTGCTCGCCCCGTCCCTGCCGCCCGAGGGCGCCATGTTCCTGGCCGGGTTCGCCATCGTGCTCCTCTCCGAGCCCATCTCGTACGCCCTGCGCATGCCCACCAGCATCTTCGTCATCCCGGGCTTCATCCCCCTGGTGCCCGGGGTGCTGGCCTTCCGCACCGTGCTGGAGCTGGCCGCGCAGGACTACACCGCCGGCACCGCCACCCTGGTGCAGACCTCCCTGCGCGTGAGCGCGCTCGCCGCGGGCATCGGTACCTCGCAGGCGCTCACCCGGCGCAAGTGGTGGCCCGTCACCCGGTAG
- the thiD gene encoding bifunctional hydroxymethylpyrimidine kinase/phosphomethylpyrimidine kinase, which produces MEHPRKVATALTIAGSDSGGGAGIQADLRTFAFHRVHGTSALTALTAQNTLGVTRVDVVPAEAVTAQIDAVATDIGIDAAKTGMLFNREIISAVASRMRALGITRLVVDPVMVSRAGSRLIDDEAVAALREQLLPLATLVTPNRHEAQLLAGLELHTLADMQEAARRIHRLGPKVVLVKGGAMPGDLRGTDVWFDGERLETLHLASVETPNTHGTGCTLSAAIAANLALGQGLLDATRHAKEYVTQALRHPLAVGRGNGPIGHFFPLLED; this is translated from the coding sequence ATGGAGCACCCCAGGAAGGTAGCGACCGCGCTCACGATCGCGGGCTCGGACAGTGGTGGAGGAGCGGGCATCCAGGCGGATCTGCGCACCTTCGCGTTCCACCGTGTCCATGGAACCAGCGCGCTGACGGCGCTGACGGCCCAGAACACCCTGGGTGTCACCCGGGTGGACGTCGTGCCCGCCGAGGCCGTGACGGCCCAGATCGACGCGGTGGCGACGGACATCGGCATCGACGCGGCGAAGACGGGCATGCTGTTCAACCGGGAGATCATCTCCGCGGTGGCCTCCCGCATGCGGGCCCTGGGCATCACCCGGCTCGTCGTGGATCCGGTCATGGTGTCGCGGGCGGGCTCCCGGCTCATCGACGACGAGGCCGTGGCGGCCCTGCGCGAGCAGCTCCTGCCGCTGGCGACCCTCGTCACCCCCAACCGGCACGAGGCGCAGCTCCTGGCGGGCCTGGAGCTCCACACCCTGGCGGACATGCAGGAGGCGGCGCGCCGCATCCACCGGCTGGGGCCGAAGGTGGTGCTCGTCAAGGGCGGCGCGATGCCGGGCGATCTGCGCGGCACCGACGTCTGGTTCGACGGCGAGCGGCTGGAGACGCTGCACCTCGCCTCGGTGGAGACGCCCAACACGCACGGCACCGGGTGCACGCTGTCGGCCGCCATCGCCGCCAACCTGGCCCTGGGACAGGGGCTGCTCGACGCCACCCGGCACGCCAAGGAGTACGTCACCCAGGCCCTGCGACACCCGCTCGCGGTGGGCCGGGGCAACGGTCCCATCGGGCACTTCTTCCCGCTGCTCGAGGATTGA
- a CDS encoding MATE family efflux transporter: protein MSTDENPAPSLWASLKEAVHGTEQDFTEAPVGRAILLLAVPMVLEMVMESIFAVVDVFFVSRLGAEAIATVGLTESLLALLYALAMGLSIGAMAMIARRTGEKDPEAAARVAVQAIGLGILVSLPIGVAGVLFAQPLLTLLGGSPWVVEHGFRYTQLMLGSNVIILLLFLINAIFRGAGDASIAMRVLWLSNSINIVLCPCLVLGLGPFPELGVVGAATATTIGRGVGVCYQLYRLFLGKGRVAVRREHLRFEPATMLVMTRLSGSAIFQMLIGTASWTVLVRIVAAAGSAAVAGYTIGMRIILFALLPSWGMSNAAATLVGQNLGARKPERAEQAVWRAGFYNMVFLGLVGLAFIVFAEPLIGTFTQEPEVRAIAVRCLRIVSAGFIFYAYGMVLTQALNGAGDTTTPTLINLVCFWVVELPLAWLLTGPLGLGPSGTFTSISIAFSLSALLGAWAFRRGRWKSRRV from the coding sequence ATGAGCACCGACGAGAATCCGGCCCCGAGCCTGTGGGCGTCCCTGAAAGAGGCCGTCCACGGCACCGAGCAGGATTTCACCGAGGCCCCCGTGGGACGCGCCATCCTGCTGCTGGCCGTCCCCATGGTCCTCGAGATGGTGATGGAGTCCATCTTCGCCGTCGTGGACGTGTTCTTCGTGTCCCGGCTGGGTGCCGAGGCCATCGCCACCGTCGGGCTCACCGAGTCGCTCCTCGCGCTGCTGTACGCGCTGGCCATGGGGCTGAGCATCGGGGCCATGGCGATGATCGCCCGGCGCACGGGGGAGAAGGATCCGGAGGCGGCCGCGCGCGTGGCCGTGCAGGCCATTGGCCTGGGCATCCTCGTGTCGCTTCCCATCGGGGTGGCCGGCGTGCTGTTCGCCCAGCCCCTGCTCACGCTGCTGGGCGGCTCGCCCTGGGTCGTGGAGCACGGGTTCCGCTACACGCAGCTCATGCTCGGCAGCAACGTCATCATCCTGCTGCTCTTCCTCATCAACGCCATCTTCCGCGGCGCGGGCGACGCCTCCATCGCGATGCGCGTGCTGTGGCTGTCCAACTCCATCAACATCGTCCTGTGCCCGTGCCTCGTGCTCGGCCTGGGGCCCTTCCCCGAGCTGGGCGTGGTGGGCGCGGCCACGGCGACCACCATCGGACGTGGCGTGGGCGTCTGCTACCAGCTCTACCGGCTCTTCCTCGGCAAGGGCCGCGTGGCCGTCCGCCGCGAGCACCTGCGCTTCGAGCCGGCCACCATGCTCGTCATGACGCGGCTGTCGGGCAGCGCCATCTTCCAGATGCTCATCGGCACCGCCAGCTGGACGGTGCTGGTGCGCATCGTGGCGGCGGCCGGGAGCGCCGCGGTGGCGGGCTACACCATCGGCATGCGCATCATCCTGTTCGCGCTCCTGCCCTCCTGGGGGATGAGCAATGCCGCGGCCACGCTGGTGGGGCAGAACCTGGGCGCCCGCAAGCCGGAGCGCGCCGAGCAGGCAGTCTGGCGCGCGGGCTTCTACAACATGGTATTCCTCGGCCTGGTGGGGCTCGCGTTCATCGTCTTCGCCGAGCCGCTGATCGGCACCTTCACCCAGGAGCCCGAGGTGCGCGCCATCGCGGTGCGCTGCCTGCGCATCGTGAGCGCGGGCTTCATCTTCTACGCTTACGGCATGGTCCTGACGCAGGCCCTCAATGGCGCCGGGGACACCACCACCCCGACGTTGATCAACCTCGTCTGCTTCTGGGTCGTGGAGCTCCCACTGGCCTGGCTGCTGACGGGCCCGCTCGGCCTGGGTCCCTCGGGCACATTCACCTCCATCTCCATCGCCTTCTCGCTCAGCGCCCTGCTGGGCGCCTGGGCATTCCGCCGCGGACGGTGGAAGTCACGCCGGGTGTAG
- a CDS encoding ATP-binding protein, with protein sequence MKKAVSGRRPASTRERPPSRQKVTEKALQATNLLLQALTDAHLEFTRGSAAHNLFDKLLQVLLELTQSEYGFIGEVLREPDGEPYFRSHAITNIAWTDELREHVARQIPLGLEFRNPHTLFGAVLTTGEMVVANEPSTDPRRGGLPPGHPPLLAFLGLPLKFGDEMVGMLGIANRPGGYGPDIIEFLHPFVATCCSIIVGWRSERQRRSAEELLRQREEELRRHRSQLEELVQSRTEKLRFTTQALEERQAQLIQAERMASLGHLVAGIAHEINNPLGYMTSNLATLTQYLSVFTELLENYRELATAVGPGLQGPAAELLTRIRALQDQEDLDYLLSDVKELLKDSREGAQRVADMVQSLKAYVRDDSGQPELVDVNKELATTLKVVWNQLKYRCEVKSDYGQIPPILGQPAQLNQVFTHLLLNASQAIPQRGVIHVRTRHEANEVLVDISDTGHGMTPEVISKLFTPFFTTRPPGKGVGLGLSISQGIVSRHQGRIEVRSQPGQGSTFTIRLPVARDFY encoded by the coding sequence ATGAAGAAAGCAGTCTCGGGTCGTCGGCCGGCTTCCACGCGGGAGCGCCCCCCCTCGCGCCAGAAGGTGACCGAGAAGGCCCTTCAGGCCACCAACCTCCTGCTCCAGGCGCTCACCGACGCCCACCTCGAGTTCACCCGGGGCAGCGCCGCGCACAACCTGTTCGACAAGCTGCTGCAGGTCCTGCTCGAGCTGACCCAGAGCGAGTACGGCTTCATCGGAGAGGTCCTCCGGGAGCCGGATGGCGAGCCCTACTTCCGCAGCCACGCCATCACCAACATCGCCTGGACGGACGAGCTGCGCGAGCACGTCGCCCGTCAGATTCCCCTGGGCCTGGAGTTCCGCAACCCGCACACGCTCTTCGGCGCCGTGCTCACCACGGGTGAGATGGTGGTGGCCAACGAGCCCTCGACGGATCCCCGCCGGGGCGGCCTTCCCCCCGGCCACCCTCCCCTGCTCGCGTTCCTGGGCCTGCCCCTCAAGTTCGGCGATGAGATGGTGGGCATGCTGGGCATCGCCAACCGTCCCGGCGGCTACGGCCCCGACATCATCGAGTTCCTCCACCCCTTCGTCGCCACCTGCTGCAGCATCATCGTGGGCTGGCGCAGCGAGCGGCAGCGGCGAAGCGCCGAGGAGCTGTTGCGCCAACGGGAGGAGGAGCTGCGGCGCCACCGCTCCCAGCTCGAGGAGCTGGTGCAGAGCCGCACCGAGAAGCTGCGCTTCACCACCCAGGCCCTGGAGGAGCGGCAGGCCCAGCTCATCCAGGCCGAGCGGATGGCCTCGCTGGGACATCTCGTGGCCGGTATCGCCCATGAGATCAACAACCCGCTGGGCTACATGACGAGCAACCTGGCCACGCTCACCCAGTACCTCTCGGTCTTCACCGAGCTGCTCGAGAACTACCGCGAGCTCGCGACGGCCGTGGGCCCGGGACTCCAGGGACCGGCGGCCGAGCTGCTCACGCGCATCCGGGCCCTCCAGGACCAGGAGGATCTCGACTACCTCCTGAGTGACGTGAAGGAGCTGCTCAAGGACTCGCGCGAGGGCGCCCAGCGCGTGGCGGACATGGTGCAGAGCCTGAAGGCCTATGTCCGGGACGACTCCGGGCAACCGGAGCTGGTCGACGTGAACAAGGAGCTGGCCACCACGCTGAAGGTGGTGTGGAACCAGCTCAAGTACCGGTGCGAGGTGAAGAGCGACTACGGGCAGATCCCCCCCATCCTCGGCCAGCCCGCCCAGCTCAACCAGGTGTTCACCCACCTGCTGCTCAACGCCTCCCAGGCCATCCCCCAGCGCGGCGTCATCCACGTCCGCACCCGCCACGAGGCGAACGAGGTGCTGGTGGACATCTCCGACACCGGGCACGGCATGACGCCGGAGGTGATCTCCAAGCTCTTCACCCCGTTCTTCACCACCCGGCCTCCCGGCAAGGGCGTGGGGCTGGGCCTGTCCATCAGCCAGGGCATCGTCTCGCGCCACCAGGGGCGGATCGAAGTGCGGAGCCAACCCGGCCAGGGCAGCACCTTCACCATCCGGCTTCCCGTCGCCAGGGACTTCTACTGA
- a CDS encoding serine/threonine-protein kinase, which produces MTDTLRYVPDAPTDATLISSRQDNVPAPMLSRDGAQAAAASARRSTVLPRVQWNGDRPDVVPFERERFEEVSQLGQGGMGEVVLLKDHDIERMVALKRLPEGADLDRVLRFVEEIRTVGQLDHPNIVPVHDVGIDQRGRYFFVMKHLQGETLESIIDKLRQGDAAMHARFTFPMRVQVFMGVLNAVAYAHRKGIIHRDLKPANIMVGPYGEITVVDWGLARRVRQPDTVARTATPVSAQTSLREAVSMQTQMGAVVGTPLYMSPEQARGQHDAVDARSDTYSLSVLFHEFLGLHHYLEGRETLAQVLDGVQNVLPGKSIMDPNPLQPTVPAELGWFVMKGFAKNPAERYQSIDEMKDVLMRVMDGRIDVHCQRTLLKNGFHKALRLVDQRPSVLLLGLLVVSSLVLTGLIDLMWRLLD; this is translated from the coding sequence ATGACGGACACGCTCAGATACGTCCCGGATGCACCCACGGACGCGACCCTGATCTCCTCGCGGCAGGACAACGTCCCCGCTCCCATGCTCTCCCGGGATGGCGCCCAGGCGGCGGCCGCCTCCGCGCGGCGCAGCACGGTCCTGCCCCGCGTGCAGTGGAACGGGGACCGGCCCGACGTGGTGCCCTTCGAGCGTGAGCGCTTCGAGGAGGTCAGCCAGCTGGGCCAGGGCGGCATGGGCGAGGTGGTGCTGCTCAAGGACCACGACATCGAGCGGATGGTGGCCCTCAAGCGCCTGCCCGAGGGCGCCGATCTGGATCGCGTGCTGCGCTTCGTGGAGGAGATCCGCACCGTCGGGCAGTTGGATCACCCGAACATCGTCCCGGTGCACGACGTCGGCATCGACCAGCGCGGCCGGTACTTCTTCGTGATGAAGCACCTGCAGGGCGAGACGCTCGAGTCCATCATCGACAAGCTCCGCCAGGGCGACGCCGCCATGCACGCGCGCTTCACCTTCCCCATGCGGGTGCAGGTGTTCATGGGCGTGCTCAACGCGGTGGCCTACGCGCACCGCAAGGGCATCATCCACCGCGACCTCAAGCCCGCGAACATCATGGTGGGGCCCTACGGGGAGATCACCGTGGTGGACTGGGGCCTGGCCCGGCGCGTCCGCCAGCCGGACACCGTGGCCCGGACCGCGACCCCGGTCAGCGCCCAGACCAGCCTGCGCGAGGCCGTCTCCATGCAGACGCAGATGGGCGCCGTGGTGGGCACTCCGCTCTACATGTCCCCCGAGCAGGCCCGGGGGCAGCACGACGCGGTGGACGCGCGCAGCGACACCTACAGTCTGAGCGTGCTGTTCCACGAGTTCCTCGGCCTGCACCACTACCTGGAAGGCCGTGAGACGCTGGCCCAGGTGCTCGACGGGGTGCAGAACGTGCTCCCAGGCAAGAGCATCATGGATCCGAACCCCCTCCAACCGACCGTCCCCGCCGAGCTCGGCTGGTTCGTCATGAAGGGTTTCGCGAAAAATCCAGCGGAGCGATACCAGTCCATCGACGAGATGAAGGATGTGCTGATGCGCGTCATGGACGGGCGCATCGACGTTCACTGCCAGCGAACCCTGCTCAAGAATGGGTTCCACAAGGCCCTCCGCCTGGTCGACCAGCGTCCGAGCGTCTTGCTGCTCGGACTCCTGGTCGTCTCCTCGCTAGTGCTCACCGGTCTGATCGACCTGATGTGGAGGCTCCTCGACTGA
- a CDS encoding PAS domain-containing sensor histidine kinase — protein sequence MPSLPQGSGPVSRERPGLAIAGQSTAEETLRASHQLLRAIAELQSEFIRGSEAPALFERLLAVVLELTGSGSGLIGEVLHAVSPAPSLQILASIPREEGDALWPLTAPSEVKEQEAHEPRVLVHAIHASGKPVLTESFLGLPLDCGGERVGLVILTGRPGGYDSGLVDFLQPFIEACGSMLLGGRNERRRRAEREPHRAQESFEERLRMLIDGIHDGVWELDPTTGRMFVNRHWLGMLGYAWDELPHDFSTWALLSHPEDVAESDRLFQEHLAGRTPFIDREQRLRRKDGEWAWVLSRARVVARDEQGRPLRMVGTNVDITARKLAEERLRALVRTLPDMVFRLSSDGTYLDCQVNDHEDLLIPPETVIGTNIRQMPMSPQLVDKMFTHLGRAIRDESLEVFEYVLEMPLGPRYFEARMFRSGPDEAVSIVRNITERKLAEQRVRQQEEELRRHRDSLEEQVRNRSERLRQATLELEEQQSQLIQAEKLASLGQMAAGVAHEVNNPVSYVMSNLGTLDQYVSSISPLLQLQGELVHIMESGEPAPVEMLERLRELWDRADAGFILEDMPELIEESLSGTRHIKEIAQSLRSFAREDSGEPQLVDVNTELASTLKMVWNELKYKCEVKRDFGPLPPVSCHPTQLAQVFTNLLVNAAQAMDTKGEIRIRTRHEGEEVVVEISDTGKGMTQETLSKLFTPFFTTKPRGQGTGLGLSVSYGIITRHKGRIDVQSEPGKGSTFTVRLPAAER from the coding sequence ATGCCCTCCCTCCCCCAAGGCTCAGGTCCGGTCTCCCGGGAGCGCCCCGGTCTGGCCATCGCTGGCCAGAGCACCGCCGAGGAGACGCTACGGGCCAGCCATCAACTTCTGCGGGCCATCGCCGAGCTCCAGTCGGAGTTCATCCGAGGGAGTGAGGCGCCCGCCCTGTTCGAGCGGCTGCTCGCGGTGGTGCTGGAATTGACGGGCAGCGGCTCCGGCCTCATCGGCGAAGTGCTCCACGCCGTCTCCCCGGCCCCTTCGCTGCAGATCCTCGCCAGCATTCCCCGCGAAGAGGGGGACGCGCTCTGGCCGCTCACCGCCCCGAGCGAGGTGAAGGAGCAGGAAGCGCATGAGCCGCGCGTGCTCGTGCACGCCATCCACGCCTCCGGCAAGCCCGTGCTGACCGAGAGCTTCCTGGGCCTGCCGCTCGACTGCGGCGGAGAGCGGGTGGGCCTGGTGATCCTCACCGGCCGCCCCGGCGGCTACGACTCCGGGCTCGTCGACTTCCTCCAGCCCTTCATCGAGGCCTGCGGCAGCATGCTGCTCGGCGGTCGCAACGAGCGGCGGCGGCGGGCCGAGCGGGAGCCGCACCGCGCCCAGGAGTCCTTCGAGGAGCGCCTGCGGATGCTGATCGACGGCATCCATGATGGCGTGTGGGAGCTGGACCCGACCACGGGCCGGATGTTCGTCAACCGCCACTGGCTGGGCATGTTGGGCTATGCGTGGGACGAGCTGCCGCACGACTTCTCCACGTGGGCCCTGCTGAGCCACCCCGAGGACGTGGCCGAGAGCGATCGGCTCTTCCAGGAGCACCTGGCGGGCCGCACGCCCTTCATCGACCGGGAGCAGCGCCTGCGGCGCAAGGACGGCGAGTGGGCCTGGGTGCTGAGCCGGGCCAGGGTGGTGGCGCGCGACGAGCAGGGCCGCCCGCTGCGCATGGTGGGCACCAACGTGGACATCACCGCGCGCAAGCTCGCGGAGGAGCGCCTGCGCGCCCTGGTCCGCACCCTGCCGGACATGGTCTTCCGCCTCAGTTCGGACGGCACCTACCTGGACTGCCAGGTCAACGACCACGAGGATCTGCTGATCCCGCCGGAGACCGTCATCGGCACCAACATCCGGCAGATGCCGATGTCGCCGCAGCTCGTCGACAAGATGTTCACGCACCTGGGGCGTGCCATCCGTGACGAGAGCCTGGAAGTCTTCGAGTACGTGCTGGAGATGCCCCTGGGCCCCCGGTACTTCGAGGCGAGGATGTTCCGCAGCGGGCCGGACGAGGCCGTGTCCATCGTCCGCAACATCACCGAGCGCAAGCTGGCCGAGCAGCGCGTGCGCCAGCAGGAAGAGGAGCTGCGGCGCCACCGCGACAGCCTCGAGGAGCAGGTGCGCAACCGCAGCGAGCGGCTGCGTCAGGCCACGCTCGAGCTGGAGGAGCAGCAGAGCCAGCTCATCCAGGCCGAGAAGCTGGCCTCGCTGGGGCAGATGGCGGCCGGCGTCGCGCACGAGGTCAACAACCCGGTGAGCTACGTGATGAGCAACCTGGGGACGCTCGACCAGTACGTCTCGTCCATCTCCCCGCTGCTGCAGCTGCAGGGCGAGCTGGTGCACATCATGGAGTCCGGCGAGCCCGCCCCGGTGGAGATGCTCGAGCGCCTGCGCGAGCTGTGGGACCGGGCCGACGCGGGCTTCATCCTCGAGGACATGCCCGAGCTCATCGAGGAGTCGCTGTCGGGCACGCGGCACATCAAGGAGATCGCCCAGAGCCTGCGCTCGTTCGCGCGCGAGGACTCGGGAGAGCCGCAGCTGGTGGACGTGAACACGGAGCTGGCCTCCACGCTGAAGATGGTGTGGAACGAGCTGAAGTACAAATGCGAGGTGAAGCGCGACTTCGGTCCGCTGCCTCCCGTGAGCTGCCACCCCACGCAGCTGGCCCAGGTGTTCACCAACCTGCTCGTCAACGCGGCGCAGGCCATGGACACGAAGGGGGAGATCCGCATCCGCACCCGCCACGAGGGCGAGGAGGTGGTGGTGGAGATCTCCGACACGGGCAAGGGGATGACGCAGGAGACGCTCTCCAAGCTCTTCACGCCCTTCTTCACCACCAAGCCGCGGGGACAGGGCACGGGCCTGGGGCTGTCCGTCAGCTACGGCATCATCACCCGCCACAAGGGCCGCATCGACGTGCAGAGCGAGCCCGGCAAGGGCAGCACCTTCACCGTGCGCCTGCCCGCCGCGGAGCGCTGA
- a CDS encoding YfbK domain-containing protein, translating into MRHDAGRIRMMALIPMPEVASTMKPVLSSLLCCALLLLSAPALAQAQTGTIHGTVTAAAINDPIPLVVVTASSPALQGERVVQTDAQGQYVLSGLPAGVYTLLFEHQDFRAKARQNLLLSEGGTLHVNVTLEVSTMEEIVVTSGPAPLIDLGAIGRGVSGFFERLAGSGNKGSQGGTTASGPPPSNTTPPHQAPPPPERTALPPQQPFADMYFKSYGVNPTIDTEEERFSTFSVDVDRASYALARSYLERGALPDEQAMRVEEFVNSFDYGYESDPESPFSVHVEGFPSPSRKGYHVVHIGLKAREVSRQQRKPSHLVFVIDVSGSMDLENRLGLVKQSLRLLVNELDERDRVSIAVYGTTAHTVLGPTRATEKRKLMAAIDSLESEGSTNAQAGIELGYTLASEHFLEGGINRVILCSDGVANNGITDADGIWQRVRGQAARGITLTTVGFGMGNYNDVLMERLAQVGEGNYAYVDQLEEARRLFVGNLAGTLQVVAKDVKLQLEFDRKAVARYRLVGYENRMLAKEQFSDDRVDAGEVGAGHAVTAIYEVKLREPTPSFATLRIRYKAPEGGDSRLVEKELPASILRPAYGRAAPPTRLSYVAAAFAEKLRGSYWVRPLTWSQLVSLWEEVGEPLHDRPDVAELGSLIRKAQTLDRRADRFEQLVPVSTMDFDRVPAIK; encoded by the coding sequence ATGCGGCACGATGCGGGCCGCATCCGGATGATGGCGCTCATCCCGATGCCCGAGGTGGCCTCCACGATGAAGCCCGTTCTCTCCAGTCTCCTCTGTTGTGCCCTCCTGCTCCTGTCCGCGCCGGCCCTCGCCCAGGCCCAGACCGGCACCATCCACGGCACGGTCACCGCCGCCGCCATCAACGATCCCATCCCCCTCGTGGTGGTCACCGCGAGCTCGCCCGCCCTCCAGGGTGAGCGGGTCGTGCAGACCGACGCACAGGGCCAGTACGTCCTCTCCGGGTTGCCCGCGGGCGTCTACACCCTGCTGTTCGAGCATCAGGACTTCAGAGCGAAGGCGCGTCAGAACCTCCTGCTGTCCGAGGGCGGCACCCTCCACGTGAACGTGACTTTGGAAGTCTCGACCATGGAGGAGATCGTGGTGACGAGCGGACCGGCGCCCCTCATCGACCTCGGGGCCATCGGAAGAGGCGTCAGCGGCTTCTTCGAGCGCCTCGCGGGTTCCGGCAACAAGGGAAGCCAGGGCGGCACCACGGCCAGCGGTCCCCCTCCATCCAACACGACGCCCCCCCACCAGGCGCCCCCGCCCCCCGAGCGCACCGCGCTGCCTCCCCAGCAGCCCTTCGCGGACATGTACTTCAAGAGCTACGGGGTGAACCCCACCATCGACACCGAGGAGGAGCGCTTCTCCACCTTCTCCGTGGACGTGGACCGCGCGTCCTACGCACTCGCGCGGAGCTACCTGGAGCGGGGGGCGCTGCCCGACGAGCAGGCGATGCGGGTGGAGGAGTTCGTCAACAGCTTCGACTACGGCTACGAGAGCGACCCCGAGTCCCCCTTCAGCGTGCACGTGGAGGGCTTCCCCTCGCCGAGCCGCAAGGGCTACCACGTGGTGCACATCGGGCTGAAGGCGCGCGAGGTGAGCCGCCAGCAGCGCAAGCCCTCCCACCTCGTCTTCGTCATTGACGTGTCCGGCTCCATGGACCTCGAGAACCGGCTCGGGTTGGTGAAGCAGTCGCTGCGGCTGCTGGTGAACGAGCTCGACGAGCGCGACCGGGTGTCCATCGCCGTCTACGGCACGACGGCGCACACGGTGCTCGGGCCCACCCGCGCCACCGAGAAGCGCAAGCTGATGGCCGCCATCGACAGCCTCGAGTCCGAGGGCTCCACCAACGCCCAGGCCGGCATCGAGCTCGGATACACCCTGGCCTCGGAGCACTTCCTGGAGGGCGGCATCAACCGCGTCATCCTGTGCTCGGACGGGGTGGCCAACAACGGCATCACCGACGCGGACGGCATCTGGCAGCGCGTGCGCGGGCAGGCCGCCAGGGGCATCACCCTGACCACCGTCGGCTTCGGCATGGGCAACTACAACGACGTGCTGATGGAGCGGCTGGCCCAGGTGGGAGAGGGAAACTACGCGTACGTGGACCAGCTGGAGGAGGCACGCCGCCTCTTCGTGGGCAACCTCGCCGGCACCCTCCAGGTGGTGGCCAAGGACGTGAAGCTGCAGCTCGAGTTCGACCGCAAGGCCGTGGCCCGCTACCGGCTGGTGGGCTACGAGAACCGGATGCTCGCCAAGGAGCAGTTCTCCGATGACCGGGTGGACGCGGGCGAGGTGGGCGCGGGCCATGCCGTCACCGCCATCTACGAGGTGAAGCTGCGCGAGCCCACCCCCTCCTTCGCCACCCTGCGCATCCGCTACAAGGCGCCGGAAGGGGGCGACTCGCGGCTGGTGGAGAAGGAGCTGCCCGCCAGCATCCTGCGGCCGGCGTACGGCCGCGCCGCGCCCCCCACGCGCCTGTCCTACGTGGCGGCCGCCTTCGCCGAGAAGCTGCGCGGCTCCTACTGGGTCCGCCCGCTCACCTGGTCCCAGCTCGTCTCCCTCTGGGAGGAGGTGGGCGAGCCCCTACACGACCGGCCAGACGTGGCGGAGCTCGGCTCCCTCATCCGCAAGGCCCAGACGCTCGACCGGAGGGCGGACCGCTTCGAGCAGCTCGTGCCCGTGAGCACCATGGACTTCGACCGGGTCCCGGCCATCAAGTAG